GACGCCCGCCCTCCTGCGGCTCCACTTCCTGCTCACCGGGGCCCTCCTCAGCGCCGGGCGCGGTGAACTCGCCGAGCGGGTGCGGGTGTTGACCGAGACCCGCCGGGACGCCGTCGACACCTCCGCCGCCGAACTGCGACGGATCGAGCGGGACCTCCACGACGGTGCGCAGGCGCGGCTGGTCGCCGTGGGGCTGGACCTGGGGACCGCCGAGGCGCTCATCGTGAAGAACCCCGAGAAGGCGCGGGAGTTGCTCGCGCGGGCCCGGCAGTCCTCCGTCGAGGCGCTCGCCGAGCTGCGGGACCTGGTGCACGGCATCCATCCACCGGTGCTCGCCGAGCGTGGACTGGGCGACGCGGTACGGGCGTTGGCGTTGCGGGTGCCCGTCGACACCGAGGTGACGGTCGACGTGGCCGGTGGCCGGGCGGACGCGCCCGTGGAGTCGGCGGCGTACTTCGCGGTGAGCGAGGTGCTGACCAACGCCGTCAAGCACTCCGGCGCCGAGCGGGTGTCGGCCGAACTGCGGTACGCGGACGGCTCGTTGCGGATCGCCGTCACCGACGACGGGCGGGGCGGGGCCCGGGTCGGGGGCGGGTCGGGGCTGGCCGGGGTGGAGCGGCGGCTCGGTACATTCGACGGCGTCCTGGCCGTCAGCAGTCCGGTTGGCGGTCCCACCGTGGTGACCATGGAGATTCCTTGCGAGTTGTCCTAGCCGAAGACCTGTTCCTGCTGCGCGACGGGCTGGTCCGGCTGCTGGAGGCGTACGACTTCGAGATCGCCGCGGCGGTGGAGAGCGGCCCCGAGCTGGGCCGGGCGCTCGCCGAGCTGGCACCGGACGTCGCCGATGGGGGCACCTCCCGGTTCGAGCGAAGCCGAGAACTGAGGGACGACGTACGGCTGCCGCCGACGCACACCGACGAGGGGCTGCAGTGCGCGCTGCGGGCCCGCCGGGCGCGGCCGGGGCTGCCGGTGCTGGTGCTGTCGCAGCACGTGGAGCGGCTGTACGCACGGGAGTTGCCGGCCGACGGGGACGGCGGGGTCGGCTATCTGCTCAAGGACCGGGTGTTGGACGCGGAGCAGTTCGTGGACGCCGTACGACGGGTCGCGGCGGGCGGTACCGCCATGGACCCGCAGGTGATCCAGCAGCTGCTGCTGGCGCGTGCCGGGGACGGCCGGCCGCTGGGGCGGTTGACGCCCCGGGAGCTGGAGGTGATGGAACTCATGGCTCAGGGGCGTTCGAACGCGGCGATCGCTGGGCATCTCGTTGTCACGGAGCGGGCGATCGCCAAGCACACGTCCAACATCTTCGCCAAACTCGGACTCGAGGTGTCGGACGATGACAACCGCCGCGTTCTGGCGGTACTCACCTATCTCGACCAGGGGCGCTGAAAGTACGCCATAGTCGACGATATCCGGTCCCCGCCGAACACTTGCTGTAAGAGATCGGCAACTCCCGGTATACCCGGTGGAGTTGGGGTCGAATTGTCCTACGAATCTCTCATCAATTTCTGAGGCGGCTGAACACTCCTGAGGTCCCCCTCGTAATGGATGGCGCCGCTTCACTCCTGTCGGGCGCCTCGATAGCCCCGCAAGGAAGTCAGAGGAGTTCCATGGGACGCAATGCACGTAAACGACGCTCACCACTGGCCGTTCGCGCCGTGGCCGCATCCGCGGCCCTCGCGATCGGTGGTGGTGGACTTGTCTGGGCGAATTTCTACGCCTCCGCACATGAGGAGAACGGCGCCCAGAACCAGACCAAGGCCGCTGCCGCACAGATCGCCACGATCGACTGCCCGGATGTCGGTCAGAAGCTCTCGAACGTCCCGAGCGGTGCCCGCGCCGGCGTGGACAAGGAGCTCGCGAACCTCGACAACCAGATCACCGAGGCCTACGCACGTCTCGCCTCCACTCGGCAGGCGCAGGCCGGTGACCCGGGCTTCGTGCAGAACGCGATCGTCGGTCCGCTGAAGGACAAGCGCTTCGCCGCGATCGACCGGATCCGGATCAACATCCAGCGCGCCGGTGGTTCCGGGGCCGACAACCTGGGGCAGTTCGCCCAGTGCACCGGCGTCGCGGCCGCGCCGCAGGCCAACGCCGGTCAGGCCAACAACGGCAACCAGAACAACGGTGGCCAGAACAACGGCCAGAACAACCAGGGCAACGGCCAGAACAACAACGGCCAGGGTCAGAACAACAACGGTCAGGGCCAGAACAACGGCCAGGGTCAGAACAACAACGGCCAGGGCAACGCCGGTCAGGGTCAGGGCCAGGGTCAGGGTCAGGGCAACGCCGGCAACGCCGCCGGTGGTGGCCAGGGCGGCAACGGCCCGGTGGCCGCGGACTTCGTCGACATCACCAAGGTCCAGGGCAACGCCCAGCTGGGTGTGGGCGCGAACGGGCTGCCGGCCAACGGCAACACCGGCTCGACGGGCTCCTTCACCACGAAGTGCGGCACCAACGGCAACAAGAACCACAACACGGACAACGTGATCGTGGCTCCCGGTGTCAGCAACGGTGCGCACCACCTGCACGACTACGTCGGCAACCAGAGCAACGACGCGTTCGCGAGCGACCAGAAGCTGGCGGCGGCTCAGACCAGCTGCCAGAACCAGGGCGACAAGTCGTCGTACTTCTGGCCGGTGCTGCGCCTGCAGAACGGCACGCAGGACTTCGACCAGAACAACGACGGTGGTGGCAAGGAAGGCAACGTCGGCCAGATCCTGCAGGCCTCCCAGGCGCAGATCAAGTTCGTCGGCAACAAGAAGGGCAACGTCGTCGCGATGCCGACCGCCCTGCGCATCATCACCGGTGACGCCAAGGCCTTCGTCAACGGCAACGCGAACGCCAACGTCAACTGGAGCTGCACCGGCTTCGAGAACAAGGTGCAGCTGAAGGACAAGTACCCGATCTGCCCGCAGGGCAGCGCCGTGGTCCGTACGACCGACTTCCAGAGCTGCTGGGACGGCCAGAACATCGACAGTGCGAACCACCGCACTCACGTGTCCTTCGTCCAGGCCGACGGCACCTGCGCCAACGGCTTCAAGGCGATCCCCCAGCTCCAGGTCCGTCTGGTCTACAACGTCCCGGCGCCGAAGCTGCAGAACGGCACGGTGGTGAACCCGTACGCGGTGGACACCTTCCCGGAGAACCTGCACAAGCCGATCACCGACCACAACGACTTCATCAACTTCTTCTCCCAGAACACGATGAACCAGATGGTCAACTGCATCAACACCGGCAAGAAGTGCCAGTAGATCCACCAGTGGTCCACCGTCGGTGGACCACATGAGAAAGCCGGTGGCGGGTTCTCCCGCCACCGGCTTTCTCGTTCTCGCCAGGAGGCGAGTACGGAGACAGCGCGCAGACACAGACGCGGCGGCCCGAGTGTTTCCACTCGGGCCGCCGCGGTGTGCTTCCGTCAGCCTTCGTGGCCGGCCGAGTGGGTCGCCTCGGCGCCGGCGTGGGCGCTGTGGTCGGCGCCCACCTCGGTGGTCCCACCGAGCTTGCCCTGCAGCTTCGCGATCACCTTCTCGTCACCGACCGCGGTCCACTTGCGGCCCAGGAGGTAGAAGCCGCCGTAGTCCTTGGCCCCGTTGATCCACTCACGCTGACCGCGGTCGGTGGCGTAGGTCAGGAGGAGGAACTTGCCGTAGGTGGTGGTCTTGCAGGCCGCCTGACGGAGCTCGTCCGCGTCGATCTGCATGATGGGCTCGCAGCCCGCCTCGCTCGCGATGTGCTCCAGGCTGCCGGTCGCGGCCACCGGAGTGGCGTCGATCGTCGTGGCCGCCCGGTCGCTCGCGCCACCTGAGCAGCCCGCCAGGGCCAGCGCCGCCACGGCTGTGACCGCGGCGGTCGCGAGCTTCGGTCGCGTCACCATCATCTGTTCTTCCTCCGGTCCGTTCGGCGCCGACACTACTCTCGGCCCATGCCGCGGGGAGACCCCGTCGAGGAGCCCTCGCCCTCGATACGGCTACGGGGCACCAACCACTCAATCAGTGAACGCGTGTGCGAGAGTGGGCAGGTGAACGCAGACTGGGAAGGGCGTGTGGTCGCCGCTTGGGCGACCTTCGACGACTACGACGAGGACCACGGGGCCGACTTCCGCGCGGTGATCGACACCCTCGTCGCGGAACTGCCCGCAGGCAGCCCCCTGGCCCCCTTCGAACAGGCGTGCGCCTGGGATTCGACGGGCCACTCGGACCGGGCGGAGCCGCTCTACCGCGAGGCGCTCGCGCTCGGGCTCAGCGAACAGAGCGGATACAAGGGCCGCCGTGCCAAGATCCAGCTGTCGAGTTCGCTGCGCAACCTCGGGCGGGCCGAAGAGGGCGTCAAGCTCCTCACCCCCGAACTGGACGCCCCCTCCGATGAGTTGGACGACGCCGTACGAGGGTGTCTGGCGCTGTGTCTGTCCAGCCTCGGCCGTGACCGTGAGGGCCTCTCGCTGGTCCTCGGCGCCCTCGCTCCTCATCTGCCGCGTTATCAGCGGTCGATGGCGAACTACGCCCGACTGCTGACCGAGCCCGACGCGTAACTCCTGGACGGCCAGGTGACCATCCCGCGATTCGCTCGTTCTGCTGAACGTGCAGTCACAGGATGTCGCCTTCAGCCCCACCACCGGTAACAGCGCCAAGGGCCGCCCCGTCGTCGACGTGGAGCAGGCCGAGGCCGCGCTCGTCGAGCACTACCCCCGGCTCGTCCGGCTCGCCTATCTGGTGCTGCCACCGAGCCTCGGGCTGAGCCGGCGCGTCCTGACAGCGCACGCCCTCACCCAGCGTGCGCTGCCCAGGGGACGCACGGCCACCGCCACCCTCCCGGCCCAGTCGAAGGGCCGCGCGGGCGACTCCGGCTACGCGCTCGTCCGCCTCCAAGTGCTGCGTACGGCACTCGCGGCGGGGCAGCCCTGGCGTGGGCGCTCGCTGCCGAAGCGGTCGCAGCTGCCGCCGCTGCTCCCCCACGTCTGGGGCCTGCGGCTCTTCCCGCGTTCGGGCGGCGCCGACGAACTCGCCCTGGACCAGCGGCTGTCGGGGCTCTCCGGCCCCGCCCGGGCCGCGTACGTCCTGCGCGGTCTGGAGAAGCTCCCGGACGCCGACGTACGCAGCGCCCTGGAGGCCGCCGGGGTCGACCGGCCGATCGAGGCGCTCCGCGAGGCGGACGAGGTCCCGGCGCAGTACGCGCTGCTCGACTCCGCCGAGTTCGACCCCTGTTCGCTGCAGGCGCGTCCGACCGACCTGATGCGGCGCAGGCAGCACCTGAAGGCCGCGCTCGTCGCCGCCGCGGCCGTCGCGGTGTGCGGCACGCTGCTCGGCCTGCCCGGCGACGGCTGGGCCCCGGACGGCGCCGCCGCCCCCGCGTACGCGCACAACCCGGCCGCCGAAGCCGCCCTGGATCCGGCCCAGTTGACGCTGGTGCCCGCGGCCACCTGGAAGTCCTCCGCGCGCACCGACTTCTCCGTCTGGCCCGCGCGCGGCGACCTCGTCGACGACAGCGCCCTGCTGCGGCGCGCCCTCGCCGTCTGGGCCCGCCCCGGCGAGAAGGTCCATGTCTCGGCCACCCCGGGCACCCCCTCCGGCGGCCCGGCCGGCCCGCCCCAGCTCCTGTACGCGGGCACTGTCGACACGGCCCACGTGGTGATCCTCTACGACGGTCTGCGCATCGCCCGGTACGCCGAACCGAAGGACGGCACGAGCGGCGCCGCCCTGGACTTCGCCCGCGTCGACGGCGCGACCGGCGCCGAGGCCGACGCGGTGGTGCTCGACCGGGCCGACGGCAACGTCCGCTATCTGACGGCTCCCTGGGTGCTCCGGGCGGAGATGCGGGACCTGCGCAAACCGGCGGCGGCGCCGATCGACCTGGGGCTGACCGACGGAGTGAGCGGGCCGCTGGCCAGCCCGGTCGCGCAGACCGGCGCCTGCCGGTCCTGGAACACGCTGCAGGTGACCGACGCCGGTGGGGCCCGACTGCTGAGCGACCTCGGCGAGCTGGTCCCGGCCCACCTCACCACGGGCCGCCCGGCCGCACCCCGCGAGGCGTCGGCCCCGGCGGCGCTGGCGACGTGGTCGCCCTTCGCCTGCTCCCTCGCCGCGATGCACTCCCAGGGCGTGCGCTCGGTGAACGCCTGGCAGTACGCCGAGCAGCCGCTGCCCGACGCGAGCGGCGCCGCCGACTGGGTGTGCACCCGCGCCGAGACCTGGCGGGGCGACGGCGCCCAGGTCCTGGCCCAGTTCCACACGCCGGGCGGGCAGTTCGGGGCGATCGCGGCGAAGTCCGGGACCAGCCCGGCGTGCGGTCCCCGCGACCCGAACGTCCTCGCCGGTGTGCTGTGGAAGTCGGGGGCGGGCGAGTGGTACATGCTTGCCGCCGGTACGCGGAACACGGCGTCGATCACGGCGACGGGCGGGGTGAGTTCGTCCGCACGGGGTGCCATGCTGGCGGCGAGGACTCAGCAAGGGGCTCAGGCGGGATTGAAGGGGACACTCAAGGACGGTCGGCAGATCGGCGGGCTGCGGTAGCGCCCCCAAGGGGCGCGGGGAACTGCGCGACCAGCCCCCACGCGCCCGCAGACAACCAACCACGTACCCGTGCGGAGCACCTAGCTGACACTCGCGTCAACAAGTCCGCCCGTAGGGGTTTCCCCGCAGGCTACCCATCAGTACATTGACGCCATGTCCAACCCGCCGCACATACCCCTCAAGGCGCGCAAGGTGTCCTTCTCCTGGGAGGGCACCCCGCTCCACTGGGTGCCGGGGGACCCGTTCACCTCGCACACCATCAACGTGCTGCATCTGCTGCTGCCCGCCGGGGAGCGGTGGTTCGTGCACGTGTACAAGCAGGTGTTGCCGTACATCCGGGACGAGCGGCTGCGTGCGGACGTCGTCGGGTTCATCGGGCAGGAGGCCATGCACTCCCAGGCCCACGACGAAGTCCTCCCGCATCTGCGGGAGTCGGGGCTCGATCCGACGCCGTACACCGCCCAGATCGACTGGCTCTTCGAGAAGCTGCTCGGCGACCGGTTCCTCCTGCCGGGCCGCCGGGCGCGCAGGTGGTGGCTCATGGAACGGGTCGCCGTGATCGCCGCCATCGAGCACTACACGGCGTTCCTCGGCGACTGGATACTCAACGCGTCGGAGCTGGACCGGCGCGGCGCCGATCCGACCATGCTGGACCTGCTGCGCTGGCACGGCGCCGAGGAGGTCGAGCACCGGTCGGTCGCCTTCGACCTGTTCACACATGTCGACGGGGGCTACCGGAGGCGGGTGCGGACCTGGCTGACCGGGCTGCTGGTGATGTTCTTCCTGTGGCAGCGCGGGGTGCGGTTCTTCATGGCGAACGACCCGGCGCCCAACCTCCGCAAGCCGACCTTCCGCGGTTTCCACGTGCGCGGGAAGCGAGGGCTGCTGCCGTCGACCCGGGCCATGGTGAGATCGGTGCCGCGCTATCTCGCCCGGGACTACCACCCCTCCCAGGAGGGCTCCACCGAGCAGGCCGTCGCCTATCTGGCCTCCTCCCCCGCCGCCGTCGCCGCCGACAGAGGTGCCGCCTGATGCCCCGGCCGCTGGCTCTCGCGCTCACCGCCGGGGCCGCGCTGCTCGCCCGGCGGGCCGTACGCCGCCGGATCGAGGCGGCGCCACTGTGGCCGCTGCCCGCGCTGGCGGAGCCGATCTCCGGCCGACCGCGCTCACGAGCCCTGCGGCTGACGGTCGCCGCGCACGAGACGGTCGCCGACGGCGTCGTACAACTACGCCTGGAGGGACGGGAATTGCCGGGCTGGGCGCCGGGGGCTCATCTCGATCTGGTGCTGCCGTCGGGGCTCGTTCGGCAGTACTCGCTGTGCGGGGACCCGGCGGACACCTCGGCGTACACCGTCGCCACGCGGCTGGTGCCGGACGGGCGCGGCGGCTCGCGCGAGGTGCACGAGGAGTTGCGGGCGGGCATGACGGTCGAGGTGCGCGGCCCGCGCAACCGTTTCCCGCTCACCCCGGCACCTGCGTACGTCTTCGTGGCCGGCGGTATCGGTATCACCCCGATCCTGCCGATGCTCCGGGCGGTGCATGCCCGACCCGGCCTGGAATGGCGGCTGTTGTACGGGGGGCGCAGTCGGGCCTCGATGCCCTACCTCACCGAGATCGAGAAGCTGGGCGCGGACTCCGGAGCGGGACGCGTCACCGTCGCCGCCGAGGACGAGGACGGGCTGCCCGACCTCGACGCGCTGTTCGCGGGCGTGGCGGCGGAACTGCCCGAGGGGACCGCCGTCCACTGCTGCGGTCCCGAGGCGTTGACGGCGGCGGTCGAGGCCCGGATTCCCGAGGGTGCCGTGCTGTATCTGGAGCGCTTCAGCCCGCGTACGTCGACCGGGGGCAACCAGTCCTTCGAGGTCGAACTGCGGCGCAGTGGGCGGGCGTTGACGGTGGCGGCCGACTCGACCGTGCTGGCCGCCGTACGGGCGGAGCTGCCGGACACCGCGTACTCGTGCGAGCAGGGGTTCTGCGGGACGTGCCAACAGCGCGTGCTGGGAGGGGAAGTGGACCATCGCGACGAGTTGCTGACCGATGCCGAGCGGGCGGACTCGATGCTGATCTGTGTGTCACGGGCACGACGGGGTCCACTTGTGCTGGATTTGTGAACATCCTCGGTCGGACCCGTCCGTTGCGGGCCGTATCCGATCGGTAAGGTGTTCGCATGACAACCGGGGTTCGCCGCAGAATGGGAGTCGAGGAACGCCGGCAGCAGTTGATCGGCGTCGCCCTCGAACTGTTCAGCCGCCGCTCGCCCGACGAGGTCTCCATCGATGAGATCGCGTCGGCCGCGGGCATCTCGCGCCCATTGGTCTACCACTACTTCCCCGGCAAACTCAGCCTGTACGAGGCCGCGTTGAAGCGGGCGTCGGACGACCTGGCGGGCCGGTTCGTGGAGCCGCACGAGGGTCCGCTGGGGTCGCGGCTGCTGCGGGTGATGCGCCGGTTCTTCGACTTCGTCGACGAACACGGGCCCGGATTCGCGGCGTTGATGCGCGGCGGCCCGGCGGTGTCCGCGGACGAGGTGCGTTCGGGCAGCTCATCGGCGACGAACGCGCTCATCGACGCCGTACGGCAGGCCGCGTACGTCCAGATACTGTCGCATCTGGACCTGACCGTCGAAGAGGCGCCCGCCCGCCTGGAGTTGGTCATCCGGACGTGGATATCGCTCGTCGAGTCGACCGCGCTGATCTGGCTGGACGGGCGGCGCGTGCCGCGAGCCGAGCTGGAGGCGCAGCTCGTGCACGACTTCGCGGCGCTGGCCGCCGTGAGCGCCGCCTATGACGAGGAGATGGCCGCACTGCTCCGCCGGATGCTCAAACAGGAGCCCACCGACGGGCCGTTCAGCGACCTGATCGCACGGCTCATCTCACTCGCGTCCTAGGCGAATCCGTCCGGCAACCGGGCTCAGTTGTCGAACTTCCGGTAGGAGTCGTCGAGTTCGCGGACCTCGACCGAGGCGTGCAGGGCGAGTCCCTCGACAGGCTTCACATGGGTGCGTACCAACTCCAGTACGGCTTCCGTCAGTTGGTTCTTCGTCTCGACCGAGCGGCCGGTGAGCATGCCGATCCAGACGTGCACGATCGCGTGACCGTCGCTGTCCGCGCCGACCGTCGCGTCCTCGGTGCGGCGGAACTGCGTCTTGCACGCCTCGGACTTCGCCTTCGCCGTGGCGACGACCTCCTCGTGCAGCGCCAGCGCGAACGCGCGCCGGTCGAAGGCCTCGGTCAGCGGACTCGAGTAGTCGACGGTGATCTGCGGCATGGATCAAACCCCTGTTCTATGACGGCACGGTGGTCTCAC
This genomic interval from Streptomyces sp. B21-083 contains the following:
- a CDS encoding 5-carboxymethyl-2-hydroxymuconate Delta-isomerase, producing MPQITVDYSSPLTEAFDRRAFALALHEEVVATAKAKSEACKTQFRRTEDATVGADSDGHAIVHVWIGMLTGRSVETKNQLTEAVLELVRTHVKPVEGLALHASVEVRELDDSYRKFDN
- a CDS encoding TetR/AcrR family transcriptional regulator, which gives rise to MTTGVRRRMGVEERRQQLIGVALELFSRRSPDEVSIDEIASAAGISRPLVYHYFPGKLSLYEAALKRASDDLAGRFVEPHEGPLGSRLLRVMRRFFDFVDEHGPGFAALMRGGPAVSADEVRSGSSSATNALIDAVRQAAYVQILSHLDLTVEEAPARLELVIRTWISLVESTALIWLDGRRVPRAELEAQLVHDFAALAAVSAAYDEEMAALLRRMLKQEPTDGPFSDLIARLISLAS
- a CDS encoding sensor histidine kinase translates to MFEPVTRWGALGETDRMDDVITARVRVRVRARVRVRVRVRVRSVVVAGGRSLLLAFASLAGSTLLFVLSLTDGTYVGWWYGFVPVGGQGSALAAGALGAVLLVASYFLTPALLRLHFLLTGALLSAGRGELAERVRVLTETRRDAVDTSAAELRRIERDLHDGAQARLVAVGLDLGTAEALIVKNPEKARELLARARQSSVEALAELRDLVHGIHPPVLAERGLGDAVRALALRVPVDTEVTVDVAGGRADAPVESAAYFAVSEVLTNAVKHSGAERVSAELRYADGSLRIAVTDDGRGGARVGGGSGLAGVERRLGTFDGVLAVSSPVGGPTVVTMEIPCELS
- a CDS encoding tetratricopeptide repeat protein; its protein translation is MNADWEGRVVAAWATFDDYDEDHGADFRAVIDTLVAELPAGSPLAPFEQACAWDSTGHSDRAEPLYREALALGLSEQSGYKGRRAKIQLSSSLRNLGRAEEGVKLLTPELDAPSDELDDAVRGCLALCLSSLGRDREGLSLVLGALAPHLPRYQRSMANYARLLTEPDA
- a CDS encoding PDR/VanB family oxidoreductase; translated protein: MPRPLALALTAGAALLARRAVRRRIEAAPLWPLPALAEPISGRPRSRALRLTVAAHETVADGVVQLRLEGRELPGWAPGAHLDLVLPSGLVRQYSLCGDPADTSAYTVATRLVPDGRGGSREVHEELRAGMTVEVRGPRNRFPLTPAPAYVFVAGGIGITPILPMLRAVHARPGLEWRLLYGGRSRASMPYLTEIEKLGADSGAGRVTVAAEDEDGLPDLDALFAGVAAELPEGTAVHCCGPEALTAAVEARIPEGAVLYLERFSPRTSTGGNQSFEVELRRSGRALTVAADSTVLAAVRAELPDTAYSCEQGFCGTCQQRVLGGEVDHRDELLTDAERADSMLICVSRARRGPLVLDL
- a CDS encoding metal-dependent hydrolase — translated: MSNPPHIPLKARKVSFSWEGTPLHWVPGDPFTSHTINVLHLLLPAGERWFVHVYKQVLPYIRDERLRADVVGFIGQEAMHSQAHDEVLPHLRESGLDPTPYTAQIDWLFEKLLGDRFLLPGRRARRWWLMERVAVIAAIEHYTAFLGDWILNASELDRRGADPTMLDLLRWHGAEEVEHRSVAFDLFTHVDGGYRRRVRTWLTGLLVMFFLWQRGVRFFMANDPAPNLRKPTFRGFHVRGKRGLLPSTRAMVRSVPRYLARDYHPSQEGSTEQAVAYLASSPAAVAADRGAA
- a CDS encoding DUF1996 domain-containing protein, whose product is MGRNARKRRSPLAVRAVAASAALAIGGGGLVWANFYASAHEENGAQNQTKAAAAQIATIDCPDVGQKLSNVPSGARAGVDKELANLDNQITEAYARLASTRQAQAGDPGFVQNAIVGPLKDKRFAAIDRIRINIQRAGGSGADNLGQFAQCTGVAAAPQANAGQANNGNQNNGGQNNGQNNQGNGQNNNGQGQNNNGQGQNNGQGQNNNGQGNAGQGQGQGQGQGNAGNAAGGGQGGNGPVAADFVDITKVQGNAQLGVGANGLPANGNTGSTGSFTTKCGTNGNKNHNTDNVIVAPGVSNGAHHLHDYVGNQSNDAFASDQKLAAAQTSCQNQGDKSSYFWPVLRLQNGTQDFDQNNDGGGKEGNVGQILQASQAQIKFVGNKKGNVVAMPTALRIITGDAKAFVNGNANANVNWSCTGFENKVQLKDKYPICPQGSAVVRTTDFQSCWDGQNIDSANHRTHVSFVQADGTCANGFKAIPQLQVRLVYNVPAPKLQNGTVVNPYAVDTFPENLHKPITDHNDFINFFSQNTMNQMVNCINTGKKCQ
- a CDS encoding response regulator transcription factor, encoding MRVVLAEDLFLLRDGLVRLLEAYDFEIAAAVESGPELGRALAELAPDVADGGTSRFERSRELRDDVRLPPTHTDEGLQCALRARRARPGLPVLVLSQHVERLYARELPADGDGGVGYLLKDRVLDAEQFVDAVRRVAAGGTAMDPQVIQQLLLARAGDGRPLGRLTPRELEVMELMAQGRSNAAIAGHLVVTERAIAKHTSNIFAKLGLEVSDDDNRRVLAVLTYLDQGR